The Paracoccus liaowanqingii genome window below encodes:
- a CDS encoding putative DNA modification/repair radical SAM protein, translating to MAQRTLDQKLAILSDAAKYDASCASSGTTRRDSRSGGIGSAGGSGICHAYTPDGRCISLLKILMTNFCIYDCAYCINRVSSNVERARFSPEEVVKLTLEFYRRNMIEGLFLSSGIIRSPDQTMGDMVRIARMLRIEHGFKGYIHLKTIPDASPDLVAQAGLFADRLSVNVELPQDASLRQLAPEKRPETIRAAMADVRLGREAAKDRSHSGKRPPRFAPAGQSTQMIIGADAATDRDILTTSANLYSGYLLKRVYYSAFSPIPDASAALPLIKPPLMREHRLYQADWLMRFYGFDADEIGAAHPSGNLDLAIDPKLAWALANRAQFPVDVARAPREMLLRVPGFGTKTVTRLLAARRNGSVRYADLLRMGAIMSKAQPFVTLPDWTPGALTDSAGLRARYAPPPEQLSLF from the coding sequence ATGGCACAGCGCACCCTCGACCAGAAACTGGCGATCCTGTCGGACGCGGCGAAATACGACGCCTCCTGCGCGTCCAGCGGCACGACGCGGCGCGATTCGCGATCGGGCGGGATCGGCTCGGCCGGTGGGTCGGGGATCTGCCACGCTTATACGCCGGACGGGCGCTGCATCAGCCTCTTGAAGATCCTGATGACGAACTTCTGCATCTACGACTGCGCCTATTGCATCAACCGCGTCAGCAGCAACGTGGAACGCGCCCGGTTTTCCCCGGAAGAGGTCGTCAAGCTGACGCTGGAGTTCTATCGCCGCAACATGATCGAGGGGCTGTTCCTGTCCTCGGGCATCATTCGCAGCCCCGACCAGACCATGGGCGACATGGTCCGTATCGCGCGGATGCTGCGGATCGAGCATGGCTTCAAGGGCTACATCCATCTCAAGACCATCCCCGACGCCTCGCCCGATCTGGTGGCGCAGGCGGGGCTGTTCGCGGACCGCCTGTCGGTGAATGTCGAGCTGCCCCAGGATGCCAGCCTGCGCCAGCTGGCTCCCGAAAAGCGCCCCGAGACGATCCGCGCCGCCATGGCCGATGTCCGCTTGGGCCGCGAGGCCGCCAAGGACCGCAGCCATAGCGGCAAGCGCCCGCCGCGTTTCGCCCCCGCAGGCCAGTCCACGCAGATGATCATCGGCGCAGATGCGGCGACCGACCGCGACATCCTGACGACCTCGGCCAATCTCTATTCCGGTTATCTGCTGAAGCGGGTCTATTATTCGGCCTTCTCGCCCATTCCCGATGCCTCCGCTGCCCTGCCCCTGATCAAGCCGCCCTTGATGCGCGAACATCGCCTGTATCAGGCCGACTGGCTGATGCGCTTTTATGGCTTCGACGCGGACGAGATCGGCGCCGCCCACCCCTCGGGCAACTTGGATCTGGCCATCGACCCCAAGCTGGCCTGGGCGCTGGCCAACCGGGCGCAGTTCCCCGTCGATGTGGCCCGCGCCCCGCGCGAGATGTTGCTGCGCGTGCCGGGCTTTGGCACCAAGACGGTCACCCGCCTGCTGGCGGCGCGCCGCAACGGGTCGGTGCGCTACGCCGACCTGCTGCGCATGGGCGCGATCATGTCCAAGGCCCAGCCCTTCGTGACGCTGCCCGACTGGACCCCCGGCGCCCTGACCGACAGCGCGGGCCTGCGCGCCCGCTAT
- a CDS encoding 5'-nucleotidase, lipoprotein e(P4) family: MTAPRIPHDHAIAVRYQQASAEVRALQRQCYMLATLRLRAAVDQAGGGAGLAVLSDIDETILDNSAVMAMAMGHEGMFQNHDTWKLWEREGTPHLIPGAADFFHLADSLGVTIFYVSDRFEENKLATIATLARLDLPQVHAAQVLLFGPPKAERRAQVERDHRVILQLGDTLHDFHGAYAGAALEDQHRLAIDHADRFGQDWIVFPNAAHGTWMQAELRPWQPA; this comes from the coding sequence ATGACCGCCCCCCGCATCCCCCATGACCACGCCATCGCCGTGCGCTATCAGCAGGCCTCGGCCGAGGTACGCGCGCTGCAGCGGCAATGCTACATGCTGGCGACGCTGCGGCTGCGCGCGGCGGTGGATCAGGCAGGCGGCGGCGCCGGTCTGGCCGTCCTCAGCGACATCGACGAGACGATCCTGGACAACAGCGCCGTCATGGCCATGGCCATGGGCCACGAGGGGATGTTCCAGAACCACGACACCTGGAAGCTGTGGGAACGCGAGGGCACCCCGCACCTGATCCCCGGCGCGGCCGACTTCTTCCACCTGGCCGACAGCCTGGGCGTCACGATCTTCTACGTCTCGGACCGGTTCGAGGAGAACAAGCTGGCCACCATCGCCACCCTGGCGCGCCTGGACCTGCCGCAGGTCCATGCCGCGCAGGTGCTGCTGTTCGGCCCGCCCAAGGCCGAACGCCGCGCGCAGGTGGAACGCGACCACCGGGTGATCCTGCAGCTGGGCGACACGCTGCACGATTTTCACGGCGCCTATGCGGGCGCCGCGCTGGAGGACCAGCACCGCCTGGCCATCGACCATGCCGACCGCTTCGGCCAGGACTGGATCGTCTTTCCCAATGCCGCCCACGGCACCTGGATGCAGGCCGAACTGCGCCCCTGGCAGCCGGCCTGA
- a CDS encoding sulfate ABC transporter substrate-binding protein encodes MTAFRFIPLSLALLVLAPAAQAQSLLNVSYDPTRELYREFNEAFAAHRVEQGLEAPVIETSHGGSGAQARSVIDGLAAQVVTLALASDIDQIATTGKLPTDWQSKLPHNSSPYTSTIVFLVRDGNPKGIQDWGDLTAEGVEVITPNPKTSGGARWNYLAAWAWAEANDRDPAEFVGQLFANVPVLDTGARGSTTTFAQRGIGDVLLAWENEAYLALAELGEDQFDIVVPSLSILAEPPVALVEGNIADDAQRELATAYLDFLYTPEGQALAFKHYYRAWDASAADPEDVARFPELDLVSIDDLGGWAKLQPEHFGDGGIFDQIYVAP; translated from the coding sequence ATGACGGCCTTCCGTTTCATTCCCCTCTCGCTGGCGCTGCTGGTGCTGGCCCCCGCCGCCCAGGCCCAGAGCCTGCTGAACGTCAGCTACGACCCCACGCGCGAGCTCTATCGCGAATTCAACGAGGCCTTCGCCGCCCACCGGGTCGAACAGGGCCTTGAGGCCCCCGTGATCGAGACCAGCCATGGCGGCTCGGGCGCGCAGGCCCGCTCGGTCATCGACGGGCTGGCCGCCCAGGTGGTGACGCTGGCGCTGGCCAGCGACATCGACCAGATCGCCACCACCGGCAAGCTGCCCACGGACTGGCAGTCGAAGCTGCCGCACAATTCCAGCCCCTACACCTCGACCATCGTGTTCCTCGTGCGCGACGGCAACCCGAAGGGCATCCAGGACTGGGGCGATCTGACCGCCGAGGGGGTCGAGGTGATCACGCCGAACCCCAAGACCAGCGGCGGCGCGCGCTGGAACTATCTCGCGGCCTGGGCCTGGGCCGAGGCCAATGACCGCGACCCGGCCGAGTTCGTGGGCCAGCTCTTCGCCAACGTGCCCGTCCTCGACACCGGCGCGCGCGGCTCGACCACGACCTTCGCGCAGCGCGGCATCGGCGACGTCCTGCTGGCCTGGGAGAACGAGGCCTATCTGGCACTGGCCGAACTGGGCGAGGATCAGTTCGACATCGTCGTGCCCAGCCTCTCGATCCTGGCCGAACCGCCCGTGGCGCTGGTCGAGGGCAATATCGCGGATGACGCGCAGCGCGAACTGGCCACCGCCTATCTGGATTTCCTCTACACCCCCGAGGGGCAGGCGCTGGCCTTCAAGCATTACTACCGGGCCTGGGATGCCAGCGCCGCCGACCCCGAGGATGTGGCCCGCTTTCCGGAGCTGGATCTGGTCAGCATCGACGATCTGGGCGGATGGGCCAAGCTGCAGCCCGAGCATTTCGGCGATGGCGGCATCTTCGACCAGATCTACGTGGCGCCCTGA
- a CDS encoding MFS transporter — translation MSNARIFTPVLIGGSLILLINFALRASFGVFQIPIAEDFGWPRAEFSLAIAIQNLAWGVGQPIFGALAERWGDRWAIILGAILYSAGLILTAFATTPAGVQLLEVVVGFGIAGTGFGVILAVVGRAASDENRSLALGIATAAGSAGQVFGAPLAEILLAFYAWQSVFIIFGVIVLATMLFLPLLGDGKPATRSELEESLGTVLNRAFRDPTFMMIFAGFFSCGYQLGFITAHFPAMITEMCGPIDPAGMLAGLGITTTSALGAVAISLIGLANIGGAILAGYLGKRYTKKYLLAGIYTLRTIAAAAFILTPITPGTVIVFSLVMGALWLATVPLTSGLVAYIYGLRYMGTLYGFVFLSHQIGSFMGVWLGGWLYDASGDYLLVWWIGVGVGAFSALIHLPVREAPVRIAAPAAA, via the coding sequence ATGTCCAACGCCCGCATCTTCACGCCGGTCCTGATCGGCGGCTCGCTGATCCTGCTGATCAACTTCGCGCTGCGCGCCAGCTTCGGCGTCTTCCAGATCCCCATCGCCGAGGATTTCGGCTGGCCGCGCGCCGAATTCAGCCTGGCCATCGCCATCCAGAACCTGGCCTGGGGCGTGGGTCAGCCGATCTTCGGCGCGCTGGCCGAACGGTGGGGCGATCGGTGGGCGATCATCCTGGGCGCGATCCTCTACAGCGCGGGACTGATCCTGACGGCCTTCGCCACCACCCCCGCCGGGGTGCAGCTCTTGGAGGTCGTGGTGGGCTTCGGCATCGCGGGCACCGGCTTCGGGGTGATCCTGGCCGTGGTGGGTCGCGCCGCCAGCGACGAGAATCGCAGCCTGGCGCTTGGCATCGCCACCGCCGCCGGATCGGCGGGGCAGGTCTTCGGCGCGCCCCTGGCCGAGATCCTGCTGGCCTTCTATGCCTGGCAGTCGGTCTTCATCATCTTCGGCGTCATCGTGCTGGCAACCATGCTGTTCCTGCCGCTTCTGGGCGACGGCAAGCCCGCCACGCGCAGCGAGCTGGAGGAAAGCCTGGGCACAGTGCTGAACCGCGCCTTCCGCGATCCGACCTTCATGATGATCTTTGCGGGCTTCTTTTCCTGCGGCTACCAACTGGGCTTCATCACCGCGCATTTCCCGGCGATGATCACCGAGATGTGCGGACCCATCGATCCGGCAGGCATGCTGGCCGGGCTGGGGATCACCACGACCTCGGCGCTTGGCGCGGTCGCCATCTCGCTGATCGGTCTGGCCAATATCGGCGGCGCGATCCTGGCGGGATATCTCGGCAAGCGCTATACCAAAAAATACCTACTGGCGGGCATCTACACCCTGCGCACCATCGCCGCCGCCGCCTTCATCCTGACGCCGATCACCCCCGGCACGGTCATCGTCTTCTCGCTGGTCATGGGCGCGCTGTGGCTGGCCACGGTGCCGCTGACCTCGGGGCTGGTCGCCTATATCTACGGGCTGCGCTACATGGGGACGCTCTACGGGTTCGTCTTCCTGTCGCACCAGATCGGGTCCTTCATGGGAGTCTGGCTGGGCGGCTGGCTGTACGACGCCTCGGGCGACTACCTGCTGGTCTGGTGGATCGGCGTGGGGGTGGGCGCGTTCAGCGCGCTGATCCACCTGCCGGTGCGCGAGGCGCCCGTGCGGATCGCCGCTCCTGCGGCGGCCTGA
- a CDS encoding YadA C-terminal domain-containing protein, which produces MTRSTRPLSRAALVSGAAFAALLSTTALVRADETAPCNVGAGLNSTECGVNTTADGDFSVAVGDGATTDASAIDGVAIGSEAVVTGPSTTAIGGETVATGPGASAIGWQAEATAERAQAIGHLATAQGERSLAVGENADAVSDFSTAIGNESIADGIDALAIGDTAAATGPSTTAVGGESVATGPGASAIGWQAQATAERAQAFGHLATAQGIRSMAIGENADAVSDLSTAIGNESIADGIDALALGDTAIADGTSTTALGGESVAMGAGASAIGWQSMATAERAQAIGHLATAQGIRSLAVGENADAVSDFSTAIGNESIADGIDALALGDTAIADGTSTTALGGDSIAQGAGATAIGWQSRATAERAQAFGHLAAATGVRSTALGEAAMAMGSGAIAIGNEAVASADNSVAIGDGATATRTNEFVLGNGANTYRAAGIASDASRAAQGVPVGVVTSDAAGNLAVDRSIGATMSSLDGRVRSLGSQVEDNKEGIAMAMALNTPYVPEDKTYAVSTSLGSFDGATALAASMGYRFNANTQFDAGVTYGFDRDQVGGRIGVTYAW; this is translated from the coding sequence ATGACCCGCAGCACACGCCCGCTGTCCCGCGCCGCCCTGGTTTCCGGCGCCGCCTTCGCCGCCCTTCTGTCGACGACCGCGCTGGTACGCGCCGACGAGACCGCCCCCTGCAACGTCGGCGCGGGTCTCAACTCGACCGAATGCGGCGTGAACACCACCGCCGACGGCGACTTCTCGGTGGCCGTGGGCGACGGCGCCACCACCGACGCGAGTGCCATCGACGGCGTGGCCATCGGCTCCGAGGCTGTCGTGACCGGCCCCTCGACCACCGCCATCGGCGGCGAGACGGTCGCCACCGGCCCGGGCGCCAGCGCCATCGGCTGGCAGGCCGAGGCCACCGCCGAGCGCGCGCAGGCCATCGGCCATCTGGCCACCGCGCAGGGCGAACGCTCGCTGGCCGTGGGCGAGAATGCGGACGCGGTCAGCGACTTCTCGACCGCCATCGGCAATGAATCCATCGCCGACGGCATCGACGCGCTGGCGATCGGCGACACCGCTGCGGCCACCGGCCCCTCGACCACCGCGGTCGGCGGCGAATCCGTGGCCACCGGTCCGGGCGCCAGCGCCATCGGCTGGCAGGCGCAGGCCACCGCCGAACGCGCGCAGGCCTTCGGCCATCTGGCCACCGCGCAGGGCATCCGGTCCATGGCCATCGGCGAGAATGCCGATGCGGTCAGCGACCTCTCGACCGCCATCGGCAATGAATCGATTGCCGACGGCATCGACGCGCTGGCCCTGGGCGATACCGCGATCGCGGACGGCACCTCGACCACCGCGCTTGGCGGCGAATCGGTCGCGATGGGCGCGGGCGCCAGCGCGATCGGCTGGCAGTCCATGGCCACCGCCGAACGCGCGCAGGCCATCGGCCATCTGGCCACCGCCCAGGGCATCCGCTCGCTGGCGGTCGGCGAGAACGCCGATGCGGTCAGCGACTTCTCGACCGCCATCGGCAACGAGAGCATCGCGGACGGCATCGACGCGCTGGCCCTGGGCGACACCGCGATCGCGGACGGCACTTCGACCACCGCGCTCGGCGGCGACAGCATCGCGCAGGGTGCGGGCGCGACGGCCATCGGCTGGCAGTCGCGCGCCACGGCGGAACGCGCGCAGGCCTTCGGCCATCTGGCCGCGGCGACCGGCGTGCGTTCGACCGCCCTGGGCGAGGCCGCGATGGCCATGGGCTCGGGTGCCATTGCCATCGGCAACGAGGCCGTGGCCAGCGCCGACAACTCGGTCGCCATCGGGGACGGGGCCACGGCCACGCGCACGAACGAGTTCGTGCTGGGCAACGGCGCGAACACCTATCGCGCCGCGGGCATCGCCTCGGATGCCAGCCGGGCCGCGCAGGGCGTGCCGGTCGGCGTGGTGACCTCGGACGCGGCGGGCAATCTGGCCGTCGACCGCTCCATCGGCGCGACCATGTCGTCGCTGGACGGACGGGTCCGGTCGCTTGGGTCCCAGGTCGAGGACAACAAGGAGGGCATCGCCATGGCCATGGCGCTGAACACCCCCTACGTCCCCGAGGACAAGACCTATGCGGTCTCGACCAGCTTGGGCAGCTTTGACGGGGCGACCGCGCTGGCGGCCTCGATGGGCTATCGCTTCAATGCCAACACCCAGTTCGACGCGGGCGTCACCTACGGCTTCGACCGCGACCAGGTCGGCGGCCGCATCGGCGTGACCTACGCGTGGTGA
- the cysW gene encoding sulfate ABC transporter permease subunit CysW, whose protein sequence is MSDATLHKAAPPARFRSATEESPAARWALICVAVGGLALLVGAPLAAVFVEALARGWGAAVASLSSRDAQSAIRLTLLITAIAVPLNAVFGIAAAWFITKFDFKAKAFLITLIDLPFSVSPVVAGLCIVLLFGANSALGGWLVASGYPIVFAVPGIVLATVFVTFPFVARELIPVMIEQGRAEEEAALTLGASGWRVFRTVTLPNIRWALLYGTLLCTARAMGEFGAVAVVSGKIRGQTATMPITIEMFYNEYLSVAAFSMAALLTGFALLTLLLKTALELRHADALSATRRH, encoded by the coding sequence ATGTCTGACGCCACGCTTCACAAGGCGGCCCCGCCCGCCCGCTTCCGATCCGCGACCGAGGAATCCCCCGCCGCCCGATGGGCGCTGATCTGCGTCGCGGTCGGCGGGCTGGCCCTGCTGGTCGGCGCGCCCCTGGCGGCGGTCTTCGTCGAGGCGCTGGCCCGGGGCTGGGGCGCCGCGGTGGCCAGCCTGTCCAGCCGGGATGCGCAATCGGCCATCCGCCTGACCCTGCTGATCACCGCCATCGCCGTGCCGCTGAACGCGGTCTTCGGCATTGCGGCGGCATGGTTCATCACCAAGTTCGACTTCAAGGCCAAGGCCTTCCTGATCACCCTGATCGACCTGCCCTTCAGCGTCAGCCCGGTCGTGGCGGGCCTGTGCATCGTGCTGCTCTTCGGCGCGAACTCGGCCCTCGGCGGCTGGCTGGTGGCCAGCGGCTACCCGATCGTCTTCGCCGTGCCCGGCATCGTGCTGGCCACCGTCTTCGTGACCTTCCCCTTCGTGGCGCGCGAGCTGATCCCGGTGATGATCGAGCAGGGCCGCGCCGAGGAGGAGGCCGCCCTGACGCTTGGCGCCAGCGGCTGGCGGGTGTTCCGCACCGTGACCCTGCCCAACATCCGGTGGGCGCTCTTGTATGGCACGCTGCTCTGCACCGCCCGCGCCATGGGCGAGTTCGGCGCCGTCGCGGTCGTCTCGGGCAAGATCCGCGGCCAGACCGCGACCATGCCGATCACCATCGAGATGTTCTACAACGAATATCTTTCGGTCGCCGCCTTCTCGATGGCCGCCCTGCTGACCGGCTTCGCCCTGCTGACGCTTCTGCTGAAAACCGCGCTGGAGCTGCGTCACGCCGACGCCCTCTCGGCCACCCGCCGCCACTGA
- a CDS encoding RrF2 family transcriptional regulator produces the protein MITQKMKYALKALLILGDEARRDHPEALTIEAIAKRSGTPKRFLEQILLEIRNAGIVASIRGRSGGYSLIKRPEDISISELLRLIDGPIAPLPCLSRRAYQRCEDCTDEASCRLRRVFSEVFWSYLILIESLSLADMLGSEQVAAQVTGA, from the coding sequence ATGATCACGCAGAAGATGAAATACGCGCTCAAGGCCCTGCTGATCCTGGGCGACGAGGCGCGCCGCGACCACCCCGAGGCGCTGACCATCGAGGCCATCGCCAAGCGCTCGGGCACGCCCAAGCGGTTCCTGGAACAGATCCTGCTCGAGATCCGCAATGCTGGCATCGTTGCCTCGATCCGGGGGCGCTCGGGCGGCTACAGCCTGATCAAGCGGCCCGAGGACATCTCGATCTCGGAGCTGCTGCGGCTGATCGACGGGCCCATCGCGCCGCTGCCCTGCCTCTCGCGCCGCGCCTATCAGCGCTGCGAGGATTGCACCGACGAGGCCAGCTGCCGGCTGCGCCGGGTCTTTTCCGAGGTGTTCTGGTCCTACCTGATCCTCATCGAATCGCTCAGCCTGGCCGACATGCTGGGCTCGGAGCAGGTCGCGGCGCAGGTCACCGGCGCCTGA
- a CDS encoding Lrp/AsnC family transcriptional regulator — protein MTQTSTQIAPLDLIDRKIVAALMEDATTPIAQIADKVGLSQTPCWKRIQKLEASGVLTRRVALADPARLGFGLTVFVGIEAPDHGTEWRAGFAAALAALPEVMEAWRMAGDIDYLLRVAVPDMPAYDRFYTALTDAVAIKNVTSQFAMESLRHTTAYPVNTHDR, from the coding sequence ATGACCCAGACTTCGACGCAGATCGCCCCTCTTGACCTCATCGACCGCAAGATCGTCGCGGCCCTGATGGAGGATGCGACCACCCCCATCGCGCAGATCGCCGACAAGGTCGGGCTGTCGCAGACCCCCTGCTGGAAGCGCATCCAGAAGCTGGAGGCCTCGGGCGTGCTGACCCGCCGCGTGGCCCTGGCCGATCCGGCGCGTCTGGGCTTTGGCCTGACCGTCTTCGTGGGGATCGAGGCGCCGGACCACGGCACCGAATGGCGCGCGGGCTTCGCGGCGGCGCTGGCCGCCCTGCCCGAGGTGATGGAGGCCTGGCGCATGGCCGGCGACATCGACTATCTGCTGCGCGTCGCGGTGCCCGACATGCCCGCCTATGACCGCTTCTACACGGCTCTGACCGATGCGGTGGCGATCAAGAACGTCACCTCGCAATTCGCGATGGAGAGCCTGCGCCACACCACCGCCTATCCCGTCAACACCCACGACCGGTAG
- a CDS encoding sulfate/molybdate ABC transporter ATP-binding protein, which translates to MHIQIDEIAKEFGTTTALHPVSLSIPSGALVALLGPSGSGKTTLLRILGGLEFPTSGRVLFNNQDATGLSVQDRRAGFVFQSYALFRHMTVFDNIAYGLNARPRATRPPKAEIDRRVLKLLDLIQLPQIATRYPTQLSGGQRQRVALARALAIEPRMLLLDEPFGALDAKVRKELRQGLRDIHDETGLTSVFVTHDQDEAMELADLVVVMSMGRIEQIGKPADIRARPATPFVREFIGA; encoded by the coding sequence ATGCATATCCAGATCGACGAGATCGCCAAGGAATTCGGCACCACCACGGCGCTGCATCCGGTGTCGCTGTCCATCCCCTCGGGCGCGCTGGTGGCGCTCTTGGGCCCCTCGGGCTCGGGCAAGACCACGCTGCTGCGCATCCTCGGCGGGCTGGAGTTCCCGACCTCGGGGCGCGTCCTTTTCAACAACCAGGACGCCACCGGCCTGTCGGTGCAGGACCGCCGCGCGGGCTTCGTGTTCCAGTCCTATGCCCTCTTCCGCCACATGACAGTCTTCGACAATATCGCCTATGGCCTTAACGCCCGCCCCCGCGCGACGCGCCCCCCCAAGGCCGAGATCGACCGCCGCGTGCTGAAGCTCCTGGACCTGATCCAGCTGCCCCAGATCGCCACCCGCTATCCGACACAGCTGTCCGGCGGCCAGCGCCAGCGCGTGGCCTTGGCCCGCGCCCTGGCCATCGAGCCGCGCATGCTGCTCCTCGACGAGCCCTTCGGCGCACTGGACGCCAAGGTCCGCAAGGAGCTGCGCCAGGGCCTGCGCGACATCCATGACGAGACCGGCCTCACCTCGGTCTTCGTCACCCACGACCAGGACGAGGCCATGGAGCTGGCCGATCTGGTCGTCGTCATGTCCATGGGCCGCATCGAACAGATCGGCAAACCCGCCGACATCCGCGCCAGGCCCGCCACCCCGTTCGTGCGCGAGTTCATCGGGGCCTGA
- the cysT gene encoding sulfate ABC transporter permease subunit CysT, whose translation MRAPLVQRTAMPGLGLSAGITFFMLTLVVALPIGALLWQGANFGLSNIWATINRDRVWAALWLSFRLSFLAACFNLVFGVILAWVLVRYRFPGRRIIDAAVDLPFALPTAVAGIALTALYAPNGVLGGLTNQIGWQIAYTQWGIFLALVFVGLPFVTRTVQPVIEEIETEVEEASATLGASRWHTLRHVIAPMLMPAALTGFALSLARAVGEYGSVIFIAGNIPLRTEIAPLLIVIQLEEYNYGAAGAIGLAMLAISFTMLLFINLIQIWSRRRIGHV comes from the coding sequence ATGCGCGCGCCCCTGGTTCAACGCACGGCGATGCCCGGTCTCGGCCTTTCGGCCGGGATCACCTTCTTCATGCTGACGCTGGTGGTGGCCCTGCCCATCGGTGCGCTGCTGTGGCAGGGCGCCAATTTCGGCCTGTCCAACATCTGGGCCACCATCAACCGCGATCGGGTCTGGGCGGCGCTCTGGCTGTCCTTCCGACTGTCCTTCCTGGCCGCCTGCTTCAATCTGGTCTTCGGGGTGATCCTGGCTTGGGTGCTGGTCCGCTACCGCTTTCCGGGCCGTCGCATCATCGACGCGGCCGTCGACTTGCCCTTTGCCCTGCCCACGGCGGTGGCGGGCATCGCGCTGACCGCGCTCTATGCCCCGAACGGCGTGCTGGGGGGGCTCACCAACCAGATCGGTTGGCAGATCGCCTATACCCAATGGGGCATCTTCCTGGCCTTGGTCTTCGTGGGCCTGCCCTTCGTCACCCGCACCGTCCAGCCGGTCATCGAGGAGATCGAGACCGAGGTCGAGGAGGCCTCCGCCACCCTCGGCGCCAGCCGCTGGCACACGTTGCGCCATGTCATCGCGCCGATGCTGATGCCCGCCGCCCTGACCGGCTTCGCGCTGTCGCTGGCCCGCGCGGTGGGCGAATACGGATCGGTGATCTTCATCGCCGGCAACATCCCGCTGCGGACCGAGATCGCGCCTCTGCTGATCGTCATCCAGCTGGAGGAATACAATTACGGTGCCGCAGGCGCCATCGGTCTGGCGATGCTGGCGATCAGCTTCACGATGCTTCTCTTCATCAATCTCATCCAGATCTGGTCACGCAGAAGGATCGGTCATGTCTGA
- a CDS encoding LolA family protein, with the protein MNIRTLALAPALLVAMAFPALAERISLNEISRYLNSLTTVTSEFTQINPDGTVSTGTVYIQRPGRVRFEYNNDPTLVLASGGNVAIFDGKSNSGPQQYPLSQTPLSIILDANVNLGRQGMVTGHSEQNNATVVTAQDPQRPQNGNIQMVFTAPTELRQWVVTDDSGQKTTVILGEMAKGGSIPSSQFSIQTEMGRR; encoded by the coding sequence ATGAACATACGCACCCTCGCCCTCGCGCCCGCCCTTCTTGTCGCCATGGCCTTTCCGGCTTTGGCAGAACGCATCTCGCTGAACGAGATCTCGCGCTATCTCAACAGCCTCACCACGGTCACGTCCGAGTTCACGCAGATCAATCCCGACGGCACGGTGTCCACCGGGACGGTCTATATCCAGCGCCCCGGCCGGGTCCGGTTCGAATACAACAACGATCCCACGCTGGTGCTGGCCTCGGGCGGCAACGTCGCCATCTTCGATGGCAAGTCGAACAGCGGGCCGCAGCAATATCCGCTGTCGCAGACGCCGCTGTCGATCATCCTGGACGCCAACGTGAACCTGGGCCGCCAGGGTATGGTCACCGGCCACAGCGAGCAGAACAACGCCACCGTCGTGACCGCGCAGGATCCGCAGCGCCCGCAGAACGGCAATATCCAGATGGTCTTCACCGCGCCCACCGAGCTGCGCCAATGGGTCGTTACCGACGACAGCGGGCAGAAGACCACGGTGATCCTGGGCGAGATGGCCAAGGGCGGGTCGATCCCCTCGTCGCAATTCTCGATCCAGACCGAGATGGGGCGCCGCTGA